One genomic region from Colletotrichum lupini chromosome 7, complete sequence encodes:
- a CDS encoding GNS1/SUR4 family protein gives MFPDNLTSSGNISGFMVVKDASAALLSPWTTFDKVYKSVMGYPASDFEFVYGQTPLSTFTEAMTLVVLYLVVVFGGREVMRNRKPLELDTLFKTHNFFLSLLSGALLVLFVEQIAPNLWQKGIYECICGPTGWTQQLVVLYYINYLTKYYELIDTVFLMLKKKPLTFLHCYHHPATALLCFSQLIGGTPLSWVPITLNLTVHVVMYWYYFQTARGVKVWWKQWITVLQITQFVLDLGFVYFGFYDVFADTYFKEILPHVGRCGGEFYSAVTGGAILTSYLILFIMFYISTYKKGGRSKAAASASKKSNPTAILNEKQTLAAAVTLGGKNATVELET, from the exons ATGTTTCCCGATAATCTCACCTCCAGCGGCAACATCTCCGGGTTTATGGTGGTGAAAGATGCATCCGCAGCGCTTCTCTCGCCATGGACGACATTCGACAAGGTCTACAAGTCGGTCATGGGCTACCCTGCCAGCGATTTCGAATTCGTTTACGGACAGACACCGCTCTCGACTTTCACTGAAGCCATGACTCTGGTGGTGCTGTATCTCGTAGTCGTTTTTGGCGGCCGGGAGGTGATGCGCAACCGCAAACCGCTGGAGCTGGACACGCTCTTCAAAACCCACAACTTTTTCCTGTCTCTCCTCAGCGGAGCTCTACTGGTTCTTTTCGTCGAACAGATCGCACCAAACCTGTGGCAGAAGGGCATCTACGAATGCATCTGCGGACCCACAGGCTGGACACAACAATTGGTCGTTCTCTACTAC ATCAACTACCTCACAAAGTACTACGAGCTCATCGATACCGTCTTCTTAATGCTCAAGAAGAAACCCCTTACCTTCCTCCACTGCTACCACCACCCGGCCACCGCCCTCCTCTGCTTCAGCCAGTTGATCGGAGGCACCCCGCTATCCTGGGTGCCCATCACGCTCAACCTGACGGTGCACGTTGTCATGTATTGGTATTACTTCCAGACCGCGCGGGGCGTCAAGGTGTGGTGGAAGCAGTGGATCACCGTCTTACAGATTACCCAGTTCGTGCTGGACCTTG GTTTCGTCTATTTTGGCTTCTACGACGTTTTCGCAGACACGTACTTCAAGGAGATTCTCCCCCACGTCGGCCGGTGCGGCGGCGAGTTCTACTCAGCCGTGACCGGCGGCGCCATCCTGACGTCGTACCTGATTCTCTTCATCATGTTCTACATTTCAACTTACAAGAAGGGCGGTCGCAGCAAGGCGGCCGCATCTGCGTCGAAAAAGTCCAACCCGACCGCCATCCTCAACGAAAAGCAGACTTTGGCGGCGGCAGTGACCTTGGGAGGTAAAAACGCCACGGTTGAGCTCGAGACCTGA
- a CDS encoding tRNA synthetase class II, with product MGFAESSNGGIRLLHMYGVERSGTMSGNGWRAAQGAIPVNVYALTRSKKVYHTKRCPRFGVSHPPPTAASRVSTSSILIPRLQSPESFTDAGDPSDVSRSQPTAKSLAVAVSGRTYRRIRPRAAPSQGENIASLEASRLPVVVERTKRRQAHKILPFREKSDLPFIASDTSNKVVSNAYVMAPSALDTFALKPPEGESLDASDGGSSIMLSTWLSSPAKYPISILVVFFSTPAGGPEEGAMLQQPTCVALDGFKCHKIIPDLNPLIIPSDHAIVPCRSSNLIATPSTFYPKLLRGRLSSISPARPSRCFANAVAVERWLRCVRAHHDRNPLAEVSLFFKTQYVVRQVFLALSEEFKECFALPQMSSPDTWSKPGSSIIVSGHIGRTRKVGKNLAFAHLERNGERIGQICAKGDNAATLAKIRPFSAVLAKGVTTDASGATRFEIDMDSIQYLNPFPKDIIVGPDTVFPPEQRHLQLRFHKELKERLRFRAQLKSSMGQAMVDREFMDVETPILFKSTSEGAREFIVPTRRPRYAYALPQSPQQYKQVLMASGMGGYYQFARCFRDEDHRADRQPEFTQLDMEKSFATGKTIMEDVEYVVGRAWDAVREQYVMEVGEDSFAPVRKASLEDWKQCVQDSMKDDAKAPLYQEYPAISAPFLRMKYTDCMDLYGSDKPDLRIPNRICRVDESLNKDFVSMITDLDAPIVEVWKISPHEDADRRDVWKFVTEFMENLPKSLSQNPDGAPTALMFDSSKPLNGFSALGPEGLDSILGSLPEEAGFSSLENGDIVLFQARKNQPQQGGSTKLGEARIALYHAAVEAGLLDRDDTFKFLWVTDFPMFTPEEEGDVGQGGASGFSATHHPFTSPHSGEDFELLFKDPLRAKADHYDLVLNGVELGGGSRRIHIAEIQEFIFRDILKMSQDKIKEFSHLLKALRAGCPPHAGFAIGFDRFVAVLSGSSSVRDVIAFPKNNNGVDEFAGGPGKMTKEQLLTYNLQFRKKE from the exons TCTGGGAATGGCTGGCGAGCCGCTCAGGGCGCCATCCCCGTCAATGTGTATGCACTGACGAGGTCAAAAAAAGTCTACCATACAAAAAGATGTCCAAGATTTGGTGTATCCCATCCGCCACCGACGGCGGCCAGTCGCGTATCAACTTCGTCCATTCTCATACCGCGCCTGCAAAGCCCCGAAAGCTTCACCGACGCGGGAGACCCATCCGATGTTTCTCGCTCCCAACCGACCGCAAAATCTCTGGCTGTAGCCGTGTCAGGAAGAACGTATCGACGTATCCGACCACGAGCTGCGCCATCACAAGGGGAGAATATT GCCTCACTCGAAGCCTCGAGGCTCCCGGTTGTCGTCGAACGAACAAAAAGGCGCCAAGCCCACAAAATTCTTCCATTTCGTGAAAAATCAGATTTGCCTTTCATCGCGTCCGATACTAGTAACAAGGTCGTGTCAAACGCCTATGTCATGGCCCCCTCCGCCCTCGACACCTTTGCCCTGAAGCCACCAGAAGGGGAGAGCTTGGATGCTTCAGACGGAGGCAGCAGCATCATGTTATCCACGTGGCTATCATCACCTGCAAAATATCCAATTAGCATTCTCGTCGTTTTTTTTTCGA CGCCGGCTGGGGGACCTGAGGAAGGCGCCATGCTGCAGCAGCCCACCTGTGTCGCATTGGATGG CTTCAAATGTCACAAAATCATACCTGATCTCAACCCACTCATCATTCCTTCTGATCACGCCATTGTGCCCTGCCGGAGCTCCAATTTGATCGCCACACCTTCCACATTTTACCCCAAGCTTTTGCGCGGTCGCTTGTCTTCAATTAGCCCTGCTAGACCTTCCCGATGCTTCGCCAATGCTGTCGCAGTAGAGCGTTGGCTGCGCTGCGTCCGCGCACATCACGATCGCAACCCCTTAGCCGAAGTCTCTCTCTTCTTCAAAACTCAATATGTAGTCAGACAAGTCTTCCTGGCC CTGTCAGAGGAGTTCAAGGAGTGCT TCGCACTCCCTCAAATGTCGTCGCCCGATACATGGAGTAAACCAGGCTCCTCGATCATCGTCAGCGGACACATCGGCCGAACGAGAAAGGTCGGCAAGAACTTGGCATTCGCCCACCTGGAGCGCAACGGAGAACGAATTGGTCAAATCTGTGCCAAGGGCGACAATGCGGCTACACTAGCAAAGATTCGCCCCTTCAGCGCCGTTTTGGCAAAGGGCGTAACGACAGACGCATCGGGCGCGACACGATTCGAGATTGACATGGATTCGATACAATACCTCAACCCATTCCCGAAGGACATCATCGTTGGTCCCGATACCGTTTTCCCGCCAGAGCAACGTCATCTCCAGCTGCGCTTCCACAAGGAGCTGAAGGAGAGGCTGCGGTTCCGTGCGCAGCTCAAGTCGTCCATGGGGCAGGCGATGGTGGACAGGGAGTTCATGGACGTCGAGACGCCCATCCTCTTCAAGTCGACTTCAGAAGGCGCAAGAGAGTTCATTGTGCCGACGCGGCGACCCAGATACGCCTATGCGCTACCCCAGAGCCCCCAGCAGTATAAGCAGGTCCTTATGGCTTCTGGAATGGGGGGTTACTACCAATTTGCGCGGTGCTTCCGTGATGAAGATCATCGTGCAGACCGTCAACCCGAATTCACACAG CTGGATATGGAAAAGTCCTTTGCTACGGGCAAGACCATCATGGAGGACGTAGAATATGTCGTCGGCCGTGCGTGGGATGCTGTGAGAGAGCAGTACGTCATGGAAGTGGGAGAAGACTCATTCGCGCCGGTCAGGAAGGCATCACTCGAG GACTGGAAACAATGTGTTCAGGACAGTATGAAAGACGACGCCAAAGCACCTCTCTACCAAGAATACCCTGCCATTTCTGCGCCATTCCTCAGAATGAAGTACACCGACTGCATGGACTTGTACGGATCCGACAAGCCGGATCTGCGCATTCCCAACAGG ATATGTCGCGTTGACGAAAGCCTCAACAAGGACTTTGTCAGCATGATCACAGATCTCGACGCACCAATCGTCGAAGTCTGGAAGATCAGCCCACACGAAGACGCTGATAGGCGGGACGTGTGGAAGTTTGTGACGGAGTTCATGGAGAATCTGCCCAAAAGCCTATCACAAAACCCAGACGGCGCTCCCACAGCCTTGATGTTCGACAGCAGCAAACCGCTCAACGGCTTCTCCGCCCTTGGTCCCGAAGGCCTAGACAGCATCCTAGGCTCTCTCCCCGAGGAAGCCGGCTTTTCGTCGCTCGAGAACGGAGACATCGTCCTCTTCCAGGCACGCAAGAACCAGCCCCAGCAAGGAGGCTCAACCAAACTCGGCGAAGCGAGAATCGCCCTATACCACGCTGCCGTGGAGGCCGGCCTCCTAGACAGGGACGACACCTTCAAGTTCCTCTGGGTGACCGACTTCCCCATGTTCACCCcggaagaagaaggcgacGTCGGTCAGGGCGGCGCTTCGGGCTTCTCGGCCACCCACCACCCCTTCACGTCCCCGCACTCCGGAGAGGACTTTGAGCTGCTCTTCAAGGACCCGCTCCGGGCCAAGGCCGACCACTATGACCTCGTGCTCAACGGCGTGGagctcggcggcggcagccggCGTATCCACATTGCCGAGATCCAGGAGTTCATCTTCCGCGACATCCTCAAGATGAGCCAGGACAAGATTAAGGAGTTTTCGCACCTACTCAAGGCGCTAAGGGCGGGGTGTCCGCCGCACGCGGGCTTCGCCATCGGGTTCGACCGGTTCGTGGCCGTGTTGAGCGGCTCGTCTTCCGTCAGGGACGTGATTGCGTTCCCGAAGAATAATAACGGCGTGGACGAGTTTGCTGGCGGGCCGGGCAAGATGACGAAGGAGCAGTTGCTGACGTATAACCTGCAGTTCCGCAAGAAGGAATGA